TCGGCCAAGGTCGGTTCGAGGTCCTTGCGCAACGGGTCGAGCACCGCGCGCGCGGTATCGGAGGTGTCGCGGAAACTGGCGAGGGCCTGGTCGAGCGTATTCATCGTCTCGTCGAGGTGGGCGATGGCAGCCTTCAGGTCCTGGGATTGCAGGATATCGTTGGCCGATGCCAGCGTCGCTTTGAAATTCTCCACGAGACCTTCGACGTCGATCCTCTGCAGGTCCGCGAAGAACTGCGCGGCCTTGAGCTGCACTTCCTCGAACGGGGTGGGCAGCGTCGGGATTTCCGGGTACGGCGCGCCGAGCTCGTCGCCGAGGCGCAGGCCCTTGGTCAGCGGGAACAGGTCGAGCTTGACGTAGAGCACACCGGTGACGAGGCTCTCGGAAGCGAGCTGGGCCCTCAGCCCGCGCATCACCAGCGCGTTGATCGTCTCCGGGTTCGGTTTGGCTTGCGCACCGAGGCTCGCGGTCTTCTCGGCGTCGAGCTCGATGATCACCGGGACGTAGAACTTCTCGCGGGGGCCCGAAAGCTGGGCCATGTCGCCGACGCCGAGCAGCACGCTGGTGACGGTGCCGATCTGGACGCCCTTCAGCTTGACGTTCGCGCCTACCGAGAGCCCGCTGACGTCGCTCTCGAAGTAGAGGATGTACTTGTAGGTCTCGCGGAAGTAGCGACCGGAGCCGAAGACCGTCAGTCCGATGATGCCGAGCGCGATGGCGCCGATGACGAAAGCGCCGATGGCCGCCGGATTACTTTTCTTGGACATGTCCGGCCTCCTCGCTGCCGTCGCCGCGATTGAGGAAACGGCGCACCTTCGGATCGGGAGACGAATCGCGCAGCTCGCGGGGATTGCCCTCTGCGATCATCGTGCGCGTCTCCGGGTCGAGGAAAATACTGTTGGTCGCGATCGTGAAAATGCTCGCCAGCTCGTGGGTGACGGCGACGACGGTGGCGCCGAGGCTTTCGCGCAGCTGGAGGATGAGCTCGTCGAGAAGCCGCGAGCTGATCGGATCGAGCCCCGCCGACGGCTCGTCGAAGAACAGGATGTCGGGGTCGAGCGCCATTGCGCGGGCCAGCCCGGCGCGCTTCTGCATGCCGCCGCTGATCTGCGAAGGATAGTAGTCCTCGAATCCGGCCAGCCCGACCAGCGCGAGCTTGAGCGAGGCGACTTCGCGGATCTGCGCCGGGCCGAGCGTCGTGAACTCGGTCAGCGGCAGCGAGACGTTCTCCGCCAGCGTCATCGAGCTCCACAGGCCGCCGCTCTGGTAGAGCACGCCGAAGCCGCGCAGCATCTGCTCGCGCTCTTCGGCCGATGCACGAGTGAAACTGCGGTCCCCGTAGTAGACCTCGCCTTTGGCCGGTTCGAGCAGCCCGATCATGTGTCGCAGAAGCGTGCTCTTGCCGCAGCCGCTCGCTCCCATCACGACGAAGACGTCGCCACGCCGGACCGTGAAATTGAGGTCGTGCATCAGCACGAAATCGCCGAACGCCATCGTCAGGTCGACGACGGTGATGCGCGCGTCTTCGGCAATATCCGGTTTCTTCGGTGCGGGAGCCGCCCCGTTGGCCGGTGCGTTTTCGGTCGCGGAGGCCGGCACTTCAGATGTCGAGGGCATAAAATACCACGGCGAACAGGCCGCAGGCCGAAATGATCGCGACGATGCTGCTGACGACGGCCCTGGTGGTCGCGTCGCCGACGGCCGACGAGCTGGTGCCCGACTGCATGCCGCGCAGGCAACCGAACAGCGCAATGAGGATCCCGTAGACGCTGGCCTTGACGATACCTCCGAAGAGATCGTTCAGCGACACGGCCCACTGTGTGTACTGGTAGTAGGTCACGGGCGACAGCCCGAGGCCCAGTACGCCGACGAAGGCACCTCCGACGATCCCGACCGCATCGGAGTAGAGGCACAGGAGCGGCATCATCAGGGCCAGCGCGATCATGCGCGGCAGCACGAGGAACTCCAGCGCCGAGATCCCCATCGTCGACAACGCGTCGACTTCCTGGTTCACCTTCATGCTGCCGAGCTGCGCAGCGTAAGACGCCCCGGTGCGGCCGGCCATCACGATGCCGGTCATCATCGCGCCCATCTCGCGGACCATCGCCACGCCGACGAGGTTGGCCACGTAGATCGTCGCGCCGAACTGCTGCAGCTGGACGGCGCCGACGAACGCGAGGATGGTGCCGACGAGAAAGCTGATCAGCGTCACGATCGGCAGGGCCTCTGCGCCGGCCTCCTGCATGAACAGTGCGATGTCGGAGCGGCGCACGCGCGCGCGGCCGCGCAGAAGGTTGCCGAATGCGAGGACGACGGTGCCGAGGAACTCGAGCGCTTCGAAGCCTCCTTCGGCAACGGCAGTCACGCGTACGCCCAAGCGTGCGACGAGGTTCTCTTCGTCGGCGGTCGCCCGCGCCCCCTCGCGCTCGGGGACGATTTCGGCCAGGTGCAGCATGCCGCGCACGCCCTCGGGCAGGCCGCCGCGATCGATCGCGATCCCCTTGTCCTTGAGCAGCTGCTCGAAACGCAGCAGGAACACGAGCAGGCCGGAGTCCCAGCGACCGATGTGCGAAGCATCGTAGCGCGCGCTGCGGCGCCCCAGTCGCGTGACCTCGTCCGCGGACGGCTCGGGCGCGGGCAGGCTGCCCTGGATCGACCAGGCGCCCGTCAGCGTGACGAGGGCGGCATCGTCGCCGGCAGTGGAAACCTGGATCGCGGAAGCGGGATTTTCCATGGGGGAGGGCGCTTGCGCACCCGCTCCACGAGATATCGGCCGTCAGACCGACTGGCAAGCCGGGCTGCCGCCGGACCGGCGCGGAGGCGGCAAGCATCGGGCCCGTGGATGCGCAGCCGCGCCCGGATTCGGGCAAACCCTCCGACAGCTGCATCGCCACGGCGCTGCATGCCGTTCCTGCTCACCCGACCCGGGTTTCGCCCGCTTGTCCCTGGCAGCGGCGCAGCTATGTCCTCCATCCGTGCGCCAGGATTTTACGACGATCGACGTCGAGACACGGCAGCCGGGGCTCGTCGAGATCACCGGTCGCGTGCTGGCGTGGCTCGAGGGAACCGGGATCGACGAAGGCATCGTGACGGTGTTCATCCGCCACACCTCGGCTTCGCTGCTCATCCAGGAGAACGCCGATCCGGACGTATGCAGCGACCTCGACGCGTTTCTGCGGCGGCTCGTCCCGGAGGACTCTCGTCTTTACCGTCACACCGCCGAAGGCGACGACGACATGCCGGCGCACATCCGCGCCGCACTGACTGCAACCCAGCTTTCGATTCCGCTCGTCGCCGGAGAGCTGCGGCTCGGAACGTGGCAGGGCATCTACGTGTTCGAGCACCGGCGCGGTCGTTTTCGCCGCAGCGTCGACCTGCACGTGATCGGCGAGTGAATGGCTACGCGAGCTGGTCGAGCTTCTGCTTCAGGTTCGCGATCGCTCGCCGGACGTTGAATTTGAAAAACACCGCGGCAACCGGCTCGACGAGGTGCAAGGGGCCGCGCAGGTGAACCTCGACGGTCCACTGCACGCGCGAGCCGCCGCCGTGGTGCGTCACGACGATGGTGTCGGTGGCCGTGGCCGTGGTGCCGCGGCCCAACAGCACGGCGCGACGGTCGGGCTCCCAGGTCTCGACGTGGTACTCGAAGACATTCGTGATCCCGAACATGCGCACGGTCACGAAGAACCGTGTCCCGAGGCCGACGGGACCCGGAATGATCTGTTCCACCTTGGGAATGCTCGGGTCCCAGGCGGGGGCGTTGTTGAGGTTGGCCAGGTAAGGAAACGCCAGCTCGGGTGACGCGCTGGTTTCGAAGCGTTCGTCGAAAGTCACGGCGCGGACTCTAGCAAACGCGCGCGGGTCTTCGGAACGGCGCCTGCGACGGGTGCCACGGCTCCGGCCCGGCCGGGGACGAGTCTTGACCCAGCTTCGCGACGATCGTCACGCCATTGCCAAGGCCACTTCGATGATGGTTCCGCCGCCGTCGCGCGGCAACGCGCGCGCCGAGCCGCCGTGCCCGAGCGCGATGCGTTGCACCAGCGCCAGGCCGAGGCCGACTCCTCCGCCTTCGCCTTCGCTGGTGCCGCTTCGCCGGTAGAACGCGTCGAATACCCGCTCTCGCTCTTCGACGGGAATTCCCGGTCCCCGGTCGAGCACGCGAAGAGTCGCGATGCCGTCCGTTGTGTGCACTTCGGCTTCGATCACCGAGCCGCCGCCGTAACGGCGCGCGTTCTCGAACAGGTTTCGTGCAAGGCGTCGCAGCAGTCGCGCGTCACCGCGAAGCGACACGGCGCTCCCCCCGACGTCGGCGCCGACACGCGCTCCTTCTTCGGCAACGAGCGCAAGCAGGTCCACCTCGTCGCGACGCTCGAGCTGCGGCGACGCATCGAGCCGACTTGCCAGCAGGATCTCGCCGATCAGCTCGTCGAGCTCGTCGATGTCGTGCGCAATGCGTTCGCGCACCTCGGGCCTGGTGCTCTCACCGGCCAGCTCGATGGCCACGCGCATCCGTGCCAGCGGCGAACGCAGCTCGTGGGATGCCATGGCCAGCGCGTCTTTCTGCGCGTGGACGAGCTTCTCGATCCGCTCGGCAGCACGGTTGAAGCTGCGCGCGAGGTCGGCGATTTCGTCGCGGCCTTCGACCGGCACTCGCGCCTTGAGGTCGCCGCGTCCGAGATCGTCGACGCCGCTGCGAAGCCTTTCCAGCCGGTGCGTCAGTCGGTGCGCGACCGGCAGGCTTGCGAGCGCGAGCGCGCCCGCGAGCATCACGATCATCAGCAGCGCGCGGAACGGGCGGTACGGGTGCTCGCTGTCGCGGGCGGCCAGCAGGCGGCGCCCGTCGGGCAATGCCAGCACGGCCACCATTCCATGTCCGGGTGAGTGGCCGATGCCGCTGCCGTCGTCGCCGCCGCGCAGCGGCAGGCGGGGGGCCTCCAGCTTTTCGCCGATGCTGGCGACAGCGGCGCCGCCGCGGTCGAGCAGGGTAAGGTCCGCACCGAACTTGGTCGCCAGCCGCGAGAGCGCGTCCTGCTGCTCGGCAGCAGGATGGTCCGCACCGGGAAGCGCATCGCCGACGAGCTGGGCCACGCCGGCCAGGAACATGTCGGCCTCGCGGTCGCGCGGCGCGATCCACCACACGACGCAGGTTGCGAGCGCGAACAGGCCGAGCGCCATCACGAGCGCGAAATAGATCTGCAGGTGGAGCCGGTGACGCATGCCGTGGCGGCCGGCAGCCGCGGCAAGGCTCACCGCGAGTCCTCGTCCTGGCGTCTTGCGAACAGGTAGCCGGTGCCGCGGATCGTCAGCAGCCGGCGCGGGCTTTGCGGGTCGTCCTCGATGGCGGCGCGGATGCGCGAGACGTGCACGTCGATGCTGCGATCGAAGGCCTCGTGCTCGCTGCCGCGCACGCGGTTCATGATGGTATCGCGCGTCATCACGCGTCCGGCGTTTTCCGCCAGCGCACACAGAAGATCGAACTGGTAGCCGGTCATCGTCTTTTCGGCGCCGTCGATGCGCACGACGCGGGCGTCACGGTCGATCTCGAGGCGGCCGAACCGCAACACCGAATCCGGTGCGCGCCCCGCTGCGCCTGCGCGGCGAAGCACCGCCTTCAGGCGCGCGAGCAGCTCGCGGGGATTGAACGGCTTGGGCAGGTAGTCGTCCGCCCCGAGCTCCAGTCCGACGATGCGGTCGGTCTCTTCACCGCGCGCGGTCAGCATCAGGATCGGCACCGACGATTTCGCGCGGATCGCGCGGCACACGTCGAGCCCGTCGCCGTCGGGCAGCATCACGTCGAGGATCACGGCGTCGAACTCCGAACGGGCGAGCGTGGCCTGGCCGGAAGCCGCGTCGCCGCGCGCAGTGACTTCCATGCCGCTTTTTGCCAGGTACTCGGCGACCATCGCCGAAAGCGCACGGTCGTCTTCGATCATCAGGATTCGCTCGGCCACGTCGGTCTCCGTCCGGGGCCAGCGTACTTGCTCAGGAGCGGCGGCGGAAGCGGTCCAGCCTTTCGAGCAGCTCGCTGCGCTGCGCGGGCGTCAGGACGTCGGCGCTGTCGGCGATCGCCGACGCGACGATTTTCGACATGTTGTCGGCGAGCGAAATCTCCTGCGTGCGGATGTTCTCGATGGCGGTGCGGTCGATCGAGGCCGCCGAGAGCACCGAGCGCAGCTCTTCGCGCGCGGCGCGGTGCCTTTCGACGACCGGAAACAGGTCGCTCACGGCCCCGTCGACGATCTTCTGGACTTTCTCCTGCTGGCCGGTCGATGCGTCGAGGTGGCGCAGCGCGAACGAGACGACGAAGTCGGCGCGGTCGCGGGCGTCCTCGGCGCTCACCGGGCCGTCGCCGCCGGAGCGCGGCCCTGCCAGGGCACCGAAAGCGGCCTCGGCCGCCGGCATCGTCGCGCCGATCGCGAAACCGATGAGGCCGGCACCGAGGATGCCGAGCACGACACCGGCGGCAAAGCCGCGGCGCTTCTGGCGGATCGTGCAGGGCGGGGCTTCGTCGTCCGCGGGCGTATGGGAAGCAGGGGGAAGAGCGGGAATCGTCGTGTCGTTCATTGCTGCGTCTCCTTTCTCGTCGATGCCCTCACAGGCGAGCGCATCGTGGCGGAGCCTGGCTTCTCGAGTTCGTCGCAAAGGTAAAGTTTCGTGAAGCGCAGTGGTGGGCGCCACAGGTGACGGGAAATCACCGCCAGTTGCACGACTGTCGAGCCGGCTTGGGGGGCACGGCCGGCTTGGGGAGCACGACCGTCGCCGGGGATCCAGGCTGCCGCGAAAAGGTGCCGCAGCGAGCTGTGGGACTCATTGGACCGTCTGGATCGAGTCCGGGTCGTCCTCGGTCGGAGTCATCGTCAGCACCAGCGCGGCCGCGACGATCAGCCCGATGTCTTCGCGAATCCTCAGCTCGAACGCGAGCCAGGTGCCGATGATGGTCCAGAACAGCGGCACGACGAAAAGCACGCGCGCGTAAGGCGCACGCGTGAGCAACAACATTCCGAACGTGAAGATCGTGACGGGCGTCGGCACGCCGAAGCTCGGCGACGTCGGATGCGCGTGACCGAGCAGCGCCGCCAGCGAAGGATAGGCGACGAGCGCATAGAAGATCAGCATGATGCCGGCAAGGTGGCGCGGACCGTTGTGGGCCCAGAAGCGCACGTCATGGCGCAGCACGCCGAAATGCAGCAGGAATGCGGCCTGGAGCGCGAAGATCCCTCCGAAGAGATAGCCGAGCGGAGTGATGCGGCTCAGGAACCCGCTGCTGTAGATCAGCCCCGACCATGCCCACAGCAGCGACATCAGCGCGGCGGCAACGCGGTCGCGGCGAGGTCCGGGGAACAGCGCGAGGCAGACGGTGCCGAACGCGATGAGGCTCAGGATTTCGGGCGCCGGCCACAGCGCCTGGTTGTACGCGGTGAAGACGCCGAGGAATTCGTCGCGTCCGACGTTCAGTGGCAGCGGCATCGTGCCGCCTCAGCCGAAGTAGTCGGGCTCGTTGCCGGGCGCCCACTTGATGTTGCAGCCAATGCTCGGGTGCTGGTCCGAATCGACGTGGCGCCCGTCGAGCACCGCGTCGATTGCGGCGCGAAGCTCGTTGCCGGTGACCGGGACGCCACTGCCAGGGCGGCTGGCGTCGAGGCGCCCGCGGTAGACGAGGCTGCGCCACTGACCGCCGGAGCTCTCGAACAGGAAGAAATCGGGAGTGCACGCCGCGTGGTACGCCTTGGCTACCTCCTGCGTGGAATCGAACAGGAACGGGAATTTCCAGCCGAGACGGGTGGCCAGGTCGCGCATGTGCTCCGGCCCGTCCTGCGGATGGCTGGCGATGCTGTTCGAGTTGATCGCAACGATCGAGATGCGCCCTTCGTAGTCGCGCTGCAGCTCGGCGAACTGGTCGCGCACGTGCACGACGAACGGACAGTGGTTGCAGAGGAACATCACGAGCAGCGGAAGCCGCTGCGGCAAATCGGCCAGCGAGAACGTGCGGCCGCCGACGGCATCGACGAGGCGGAAATCCGGCGCCGCCGTCCCGAGCTCGAGCATGTCGGACGCCGTCTGCACCATCGTGCCTATCCCAAAGCGGAAATTGGGGACAGGCACAACCCGCAACCGGCGCGCGGTCGCGGTGTGCGACAGAAAGGGATTTTTCGCGGGAGGCGGCGACGAGGACCGGTACGGAAGTTCATGGCAACTCGCGCGCTGGCGCGAGCCCGCTTCGCGACATCCGTGCCGGTCCCCTGCGTCCCGCTAGAAAACGTACTCGAAGCCAATGCCGCCGGGGACTGCCGCCAGGTGAAACTCGGGCGGATCCATCGCGGCCGGCCGTCCGTCGAACTGGCTCTGGTAGTCGTCCCAGTCCGAGATCGCCCGCGTCGGGTGCGTCCAGATGTGCGCCTCGGCCGAAACTTCGCTGATGCCGAAGTCCCTCCATCCGATTTTCCTTTCGCCGAAACCGTACGCCACTCCGAGGCCGACGCCGAGATTGAGCGTGAGGCTCGTCAGGTGCTGCTTCCACGAATACCGCATGTGGCTGATCTGCGCCTGTTCGCGAAGGGTTTTCTCGGCCAGCGCGAGGCGCTCGGCGCACCCCTGCGGCGTGGCCTTCGAGATCGAGCGCATCGGTGCGGAGCCGTAGATCGCGGCATGTGGCCGCAAAAGCAGCTGAGCGATTCCGACGGCGCTCTTTCCCGCCTGGAAGCCGGCTGCAGCCTGGCGGCCGTCGTCGTGCTGCGTGATCGCTTTATAGGTCTCGTAGCCGACGCCGATCGAGAAGACGCTCATCCAGCTTCCCCACCACCAGTCCATCGCGCGCTTTCCTTCGTCGAGGCGGGACTCGAGGAACTTCAGTCGCGCTTCGGTGTTGGGATCGCAGGTCTGTGCGACCGCACGGGCAGACGGGACGACGACGAGAGCCGCGACGAGGAGCGCGGCAATCATGCGGGATTCGGTTTTCGAGCGACGGTGGAGCATTGGGACCTCCGGGTCGGTACGCGTCCTCGGACGGCGCGACCGCTTTCGTTCGATCATTGGGGACGGAGTTGGTTCATGCGGCGGCTGGCTCAGCGCGGGTCGAGGATCAGCACAGGGATGTCCCGCGTCGTACGCGCCTGGTAATCGGAATAGTCCGGATACATCCTGCACAGCAACGGCCAGTAGCGCTCTTTTTCTTCGTTTGTCCCCCGTCGCGCCGTCATCGGACGCCGTGTGGCCCCGATCTCGATCTCGACGTTGGCGTCCGCTTCGACGTTCTTCACCCACTGAGGGTCCCCGGCCATTCCGCCCTGGGAGCCGACGACCACGACGCGGGGTCCGTCCTCGAGGTAGAGAAGTGGCGCCGTTCGCTTCTGTCCCGACTTCCGGCCGGTAGTCACCAGCAGCAGGATCGGCGCGTTGTACATCCAGCGCCCGCCGATGCGCCCGCCGCTCAGGCGGTAAATCCAGGCGTTGACGGCCGACATCACGTGGATCAGCGGCTTGGCGATCCTCTCCTCACTGGCGGTAAACGGACGCGGCATTTTTGTGGCCTGGGTCATTGTGTTCCTCTTTACTGCCGGCCGCTGCTGCCGCAAACGCCGCGGCCCCTCCTTCGGGCAACGGCCATGCGGCGGGCGGCCGATATCGAGGCGCCGCAGGCGCCGGTGCGCTCAGCAGCGCCGCGGGCGCTGAAGCGCTCAGCAGCAGGAGATCTCGAGGGACTCGAGCCCGCGAAACACGAACTGGTCGCGAAAACGCGCCGGGCCGGCGGCCTCGATGCGGGAGAAACGTTCGAGAAGGCGCGAAAGCGTCGCGACGGCTTCGCCGCGGGCGAGGCTGGCGCCGAGGCAGAAATGAATTCCGCTGCCGAACGAAAGCGGCTCGATGCCCTGCCTGCGGACGTCGAGTCGGTCCGGCTCGG
This region of Candidatus Binatia bacterium genomic DNA includes:
- a CDS encoding HAMP domain-containing sensor histidine kinase, whose product is MSLAAAAGRHGMRHRLHLQIYFALVMALGLFALATCVVWWIAPRDREADMFLAGVAQLVGDALPGADHPAAEQQDALSRLATKFGADLTLLDRGGAAVASIGEKLEAPRLPLRGGDDGSGIGHSPGHGMVAVLALPDGRRLLAARDSEHPYRPFRALLMIVMLAGALALASLPVAHRLTHRLERLRSGVDDLGRGDLKARVPVEGRDEIADLARSFNRAAERIEKLVHAQKDALAMASHELRSPLARMRVAIELAGESTRPEVRERIAHDIDELDELIGEILLASRLDASPQLERRDEVDLLALVAEEGARVGADVGGSAVSLRGDARLLRRLARNLFENARRYGGGSVIEAEVHTTDGIATLRVLDRGPGIPVEERERVFDAFYRRSGTSEGEGGGVGLGLALVQRIALGHGGSARALPRDGGGTIIEVALAMA
- a CDS encoding DUF6064 family protein; this encodes MPLPLNVGRDEFLGVFTAYNQALWPAPEILSLIAFGTVCLALFPGPRRDRVAAALMSLLWAWSGLIYSSGFLSRITPLGYLFGGIFALQAAFLLHFGVLRHDVRFWAHNGPRHLAGIMLIFYALVAYPSLAALLGHAHPTSPSFGVPTPVTIFTFGMLLLTRAPYARVLFVVPLFWTIIGTWLAFELRIREDIGLIVAAALVLTMTPTEDDPDSIQTVQ
- a CDS encoding secondary thiamine-phosphate synthase enzyme YjbQ, whose amino-acid sequence is MRQDFTTIDVETRQPGLVEITGRVLAWLEGTGIDEGIVTVFIRHTSASLLIQENADPDVCSDLDAFLRRLVPEDSRLYRHTAEGDDDMPAHIRAALTATQLSIPLVAGELRLGTWQGIYVFEHRRGRFRRSVDLHVIGE
- a CDS encoding nitroreductase family deazaflavin-dependent oxidoreductase produces the protein MTQATKMPRPFTASEERIAKPLIHVMSAVNAWIYRLSGGRIGGRWMYNAPILLLVTTGRKSGQKRTAPLLYLEDGPRVVVVGSQGGMAGDPQWVKNVEADANVEIEIGATRRPMTARRGTNEEKERYWPLLCRMYPDYSDYQARTTRDIPVLILDPR
- a CDS encoding ABC transporter permease, producing MENPASAIQVSTAGDDAALVTLTGAWSIQGSLPAPEPSADEVTRLGRRSARYDASHIGRWDSGLLVFLLRFEQLLKDKGIAIDRGGLPEGVRGMLHLAEIVPEREGARATADEENLVARLGVRVTAVAEGGFEALEFLGTVVLAFGNLLRGRARVRRSDIALFMQEAGAEALPIVTLISFLVGTILAFVGAVQLQQFGATIYVANLVGVAMVREMGAMMTGIVMAGRTGASYAAQLGSMKVNQEVDALSTMGISALEFLVLPRMIALALMMPLLCLYSDAVGIVGGAFVGVLGLGLSPVTYYQYTQWAVSLNDLFGGIVKASVYGILIALFGCLRGMQSGTSSSAVGDATTRAVVSSIVAIISACGLFAVVFYALDI
- a CDS encoding thioredoxin family protein; protein product: MVQTASDMLELGTAAPDFRLVDAVGGRTFSLADLPQRLPLLVMFLCNHCPFVVHVRDQFAELQRDYEGRISIVAINSNSIASHPQDGPEHMRDLATRLGWKFPFLFDSTQEVAKAYHAACTPDFFLFESSGGQWRSLVYRGRLDASRPGSGVPVTGNELRAAIDAVLDGRHVDSDQHPSIGCNIKWAPGNEPDYFG
- a CDS encoding Spy/CpxP family protein refolding chaperone, whose product is MNDTTIPALPPASHTPADDEAPPCTIRQKRRGFAAGVVLGILGAGLIGFAIGATMPAAEAAFGALAGPRSGGDGPVSAEDARDRADFVVSFALRHLDASTGQQEKVQKIVDGAVSDLFPVVERHRAAREELRSVLSAASIDRTAIENIRTQEISLADNMSKIVASAIADSADVLTPAQRSELLERLDRFRRRS
- a CDS encoding MlaD family protein, yielding MSKKSNPAAIGAFVIGAIALGIIGLTVFGSGRYFRETYKYILYFESDVSGLSVGANVKLKGVQIGTVTSVLLGVGDMAQLSGPREKFYVPVIIELDAEKTASLGAQAKPNPETINALVMRGLRAQLASESLVTGVLYVKLDLFPLTKGLRLGDELGAPYPEIPTLPTPFEEVQLKAAQFFADLQRIDVEGLVENFKATLASANDILQSQDLKAAIAHLDETMNTLDQALASFRDTSDTARAVLDPLRKDLEPTLADLRSTLVELRGAAKNTGSVLQPDSPLVVALQKTLDDAQTTAKTVKDLAALLERQPDALLKGKGEPKVKPQ
- a CDS encoding SRPBCC family protein codes for the protein MTFDERFETSASPELAFPYLANLNNAPAWDPSIPKVEQIIPGPVGLGTRFFVTVRMFGITNVFEYHVETWEPDRRAVLLGRGTTATATDTIVVTHHGGGSRVQWTVEVHLRGPLHLVEPVAAVFFKFNVRRAIANLKQKLDQLA
- a CDS encoding ATP-binding cassette domain-containing protein — translated: MAFGDFVLMHDLNFTVRRGDVFVVMGASGCGKSTLLRHMIGLLEPAKGEVYYGDRSFTRASAEEREQMLRGFGVLYQSGGLWSSMTLAENVSLPLTEFTTLGPAQIREVASLKLALVGLAGFEDYYPSQISGGMQKRAGLARAMALDPDILFFDEPSAGLDPISSRLLDELILQLRESLGATVVAVTHELASIFTIATNSIFLDPETRTMIAEGNPRELRDSSPDPKVRRFLNRGDGSEEAGHVQEK
- a CDS encoding response regulator transcription factor, with protein sequence MAERILMIEDDRALSAMVAEYLAKSGMEVTARGDAASGQATLARSEFDAVILDVMLPDGDGLDVCRAIRAKSSVPILMLTARGEETDRIVGLELGADDYLPKPFNPRELLARLKAVLRRAGAAGRAPDSVLRFGRLEIDRDARVVRIDGAEKTMTGYQFDLLCALAENAGRVMTRDTIMNRVRGSEHEAFDRSIDVHVSRIRAAIEDDPQSPRRLLTIRGTGYLFARRQDEDSR